From the genome of Bordetella sp. H567, one region includes:
- a CDS encoding LysR family transcriptional regulator: MRYDLTSLDLFTTVAEEKNLTKAARRKHLAVSAISKRIAELEAQAGSPLLVRYARGVDLTPAGQSLLHYARQMQHTLSLMEEELSGYAAGVKGHVRIHAITSALAQFLPGDIERFANDYPQIKFDIEERVGTAVVRAVADGHADLGIFAEQTPSHGLQLFPYRQDELVAVVPASHVLAQRQKVRFDTLLDHEFVGPHLDSSVHALLTAEAKKRGKPLRPRIRISGFDCMCKLVAAQLGIAVLPRAVAAPYLRGGKLRALTLAEPWAKRNLLIGVRNMETLPPTARSLVGYLRA; this comes from the coding sequence ATGCGCTACGACCTGACCAGCCTGGATTTGTTCACCACCGTGGCGGAGGAAAAAAACCTGACCAAGGCCGCGCGGCGCAAACATCTGGCGGTGTCGGCCATCAGCAAACGCATCGCCGAACTGGAAGCCCAGGCCGGGTCGCCCCTGCTGGTGCGCTATGCGCGCGGGGTGGATCTTACCCCCGCGGGCCAATCCCTGCTGCACTACGCGCGGCAGATGCAGCACACCCTGTCGCTGATGGAGGAAGAATTGTCCGGCTACGCGGCCGGCGTCAAGGGCCATGTGCGCATCCATGCCATTACGTCGGCGCTGGCGCAGTTCCTGCCGGGCGATATCGAGCGCTTCGCCAACGACTACCCGCAGATCAAGTTCGATATCGAGGAACGCGTCGGCACGGCCGTGGTGCGCGCGGTGGCCGATGGCCATGCCGACCTGGGCATTTTCGCGGAACAGACGCCATCACACGGCCTGCAGCTGTTTCCTTACCGGCAGGACGAACTGGTGGCCGTGGTGCCTGCGTCCCACGTGCTGGCACAACGGCAGAAAGTGCGTTTCGACACCCTGCTGGACCACGAATTCGTCGGCCCGCACCTGGACAGCTCCGTGCATGCCTTGCTGACGGCCGAAGCCAAGAAGCGTGGCAAGCCCCTGCGCCCGCGCATACGCATCAGCGGTTTCGACTGCATGTGCAAGCTGGTGGCGGCGCAATTGGGCATCGCGGTGCTGCCGCGCGCGGTGGCCGCGCCCTACCTGCGCGGCGGCAAGCTGCGCGCCCTGACGCTGGCGGAACCTTGGGCGAAGCGGAACCTGCTGATTGGCGTGCGCAATATGGAAACGCTCCCGCCGACGGCTCGGTCTCTGGTGGGTTATCTGCGCGCCTGA